One part of the Hydra vulgaris chromosome 01, alternate assembly HydraT2T_AEP genome encodes these proteins:
- the LOC136074287 gene encoding uncharacterized protein LOC136074287, giving the protein MHLPGMNFAGPGTNLDERLTSTDAYKEWSKPIDRVDNAAYHHDLAYQHFTDTGNRNLADKMMIEEMNAIKNPSTRQKIERAISKKDKEKKLIWTDELANELHKPVIKHFKKRKVIVNGIDKIWAADLVDMQSLSKFNDGIKYLLMVIDVFSKYGWIVPLKNKTGIDVAHALIKIFKNSSNFHGSEGSKNRKCEKLWVDKGKEFYNKHVKSLGIDIYSTENEEKSSVVERWNRTMKEKMFKYFSANSTRRYIDILDEMVNNYNNTRHSSIKMTPVEASDKKNENIVWLNLNGNVRSGPMHPRFSIGDKVRITKKKKTFEKGYTPRWTEEVFTISKIQYTDPPTYKINDYNGEEIQGTFYEQELQKTNQEIFRIEKVIRKLKNKSLVKWYGYPDSFNSWIDNKELKNL; this is encoded by the exons ATGCATTTACCTGGAATGAACTTTGCTGGTCCTggtactaatttagatgaaagacTTACTTCCACTGATGCATATAAAGAATGGAGTAAACCTATAGATAGAGTTGATAATGCCGCTTATCATCATGATCTTGCTTATCAACATTTTACAGATACTGGAAatagaaatttagctgataaaatgatGATTGAAGAAATGAATGCTATAAAAAATCCATCAACAcgtcaaaaaattgaaagag CGATCAGTAAAAAagacaaggaaaaaaaattaatatggaCTGACGAACTTGCAAACgaacttcataaacctgttataaaacattttaaaaaaagaaaagtgattGTCAATGGAATTGATAaaatatgggctgctgatttagttgatATGCAATCTTTATCGAAATTCAATgatggtataaaatacttacTCATGGTCATAGAtgtattttcaaagtatggatggattGTTCCATTGAAGAACAAAACTGGAATTGATGTTGCTCATgctttgattaaaatatttaaaaattcttcgAATTTCCATGGATCCGAAGGATCTAAGAATAGAAAGTGTGAAAAATTGTGGGTAGATAAAggtaaagaattttataataagcaTGTAAAATCGTTAGGGATAGATATatattcaactgaaaatgaagaaaaaagttctGTAGTTGAACGTTGGAATAGAACCATGAAagagaaaatgtttaaatacttttcagCTAATTCAACTAGAAGATATATCGAtattttagatgaaatggtaaataattataacaatacaaGACATTCATCAATTAAAATGACACCAGTTGAAGCTAGCGATAAAAAGAATGAGAATATTGTTTGGTTAAACTTGAACGGAAATGTAAGATCAGGACCAATGCATCCTAGATTttcaataggtgataaagtTAGGATaactaaaaagaagaaaacatttgaaaaaggatatacaccaagatggactgaagaagtttttactatttcaaaaattcaataCACAGATCCtccaacttataaaataaatgactaTAATGGTGAAGAAATACAAGGCACATTTTATGAACaagaattgcaaaaaacaaATCAGGAAATATTTAGAATCGAAAAAGTAATTCGAAAACTCAAAAACAAATCATTAGTAAAGTGGTATGGATATCCTGATTCGTTTAACTCTTGGATTGAtaataaagaattgaaaaatttatag
- the LOC136074288 gene encoding uncharacterized protein LOC136074288 produces MATETEIINISEILNIREKPMVEYGIEECEYFEYQPASLSNYNSETPISINTTLESVYMLPSEAYLWIEGRLLKTDDLSGEEIESLNNPGRATTMLGFAARQSWIIQKPNSKGSFSACIPLKHIFGFCNDYDKVVYGFTHTITLDRKSDNEAIFRAAGVAAGKVDIQKLSLFMPHVRPLPKMRVPVAFRSRGFDSLPVPVGTTEFSWQLSSRINSTKPRYVIIGFQTNKLENQEINYTLFNHCDVKDMSINVNSRKYPTNSYNLSFPNNQFSRIYKAAAEFSKKFYGMSELITNCDISPSEFKDLYPLFVFDISKQIQDIKGSTLNLTVKVTFNSSVPADTMAYSVVISDTLFNFESDDKNKIMENVIDVNEKRHVGRPRIHPIKEVTEKKSVGRPRLDKVKEPEKKEIDPKYERLRIIRKEPVTVKLTNIDTGEEIIYKSLYKAMKETKHGFGYFELRDDKSDNRPYKSEESVSPASRGLKRPASEPLEKCVPQT; encoded by the exons atggcaacggaaactgaaattataaatatttctgaaattttaaatattagagaAAAACCAATGGTAGAATATGGAATTGAAGAGTGCGAATATTTTGAATATCAACCAGCATCTCTTTCAAATTATAATAGTGAAACTCCTATAAGCATTAACACTACATTGGAAAGTGTATACATGTTACCATCTGAAGCATATCTTTGGATTGAAGGAAGACTTCTTAAAACTGATG ATTTATCTGGAGAAGAAATAGAATCACTTAATAATCCAGGAAGAGCAACTACAATGTTAG GATTTGCAGCAAGACAGTCATGGATAATTCAAAAGCCAAATTCAAAAGGATCATTTTCAGCTTGCATACCCTTAAAAcacatttttggattttgtaATGATTATGATAAAGTTGTTTATGGATTTACGCATACAATAACTCTTGATAGAAAATCTGATAATGAAGCAATTTTTAGAGCTGCTGGTGTAGCTGCTGGAAAAGtagatattcaaaaattatcatTGTTTATGCCACATGTAAGACCTTTACCAAAAATGAGAG TTCCAGTAGCTTTTAGATCACGTGGTTTTGATAGTTTACCAGTACCTGTTGGTACTACTGAATTTAGTTGGCAGCTCAGTTCAAGAATAAATTCAACAAAGCCTAGATACGTAATTATTGGAttccaaacaaataaattagaaaatcaagaaattaattatacattatttaatcATTGTGATGTAAAAGATATGTCCATTAATGTTAATTCCAGAAAATATCCtacaaatagttataatttatcattCCCAAATAATCAATTTTCGAGAATATATAAAGCAGCAGctgaatttagtaaaaaattttatggaatGAGTGAATTGATTACAAACTGTGACATATCTCCTTCTGAGTTTAAAGATTTATACCCActatttgtttttgatattagCAAACAAATACAAGATATAAAAGGAtcaacattaaatttaacagtTAAAGTCACATTTAACTCAAGTGTTCCAGCAGATACAATGGCATATTCTGTTGTGATATCtgatactttatttaattttgaatcaGATG ataaaaataaaatcatggaAAACGTAATAGATGTAAATGAAAAAAGGCATGTTGGAAGACCAAGAATACATCCAATAAAAGAAGTTACTGAGAAAAAGTCAGTTGGTAGACCTAGATTAGATAAAGTAAAAGAACctgagaaaaaagaaattgatccAAAATATGAAAGATTGAGAATAATTAGAAAAGAACCAGTCACTGTTAAACTCACAAACATAGATACAGGAgaagaaataatatataaatcattatatAAGGCTATGAAAGAAACTAAACACGGATTTGGATATTTTGAATTACGCGATG aTAAAAGTGATAATAGACCGTATAAGTCTGAAGAATCTGTTAGTCCAGCTTCACGTGGACTTAAAAGACCTGCTTCAGAACCTTTAGAAAAATGTGTCCCTCAGAcctaa